The following nucleotide sequence is from Aedes aegypti strain LVP_AGWG chromosome 3, AaegL5.0 Primary Assembly, whole genome shotgun sequence.
tcttttttttttttttttttgaatacctCACTATTGCccaataatttaaaacatattttactctagttaacataaattttattgGAATGCATTattctttacaaatttaatcaaaatttaccaGCTTTTATTGAGTTTTACAAATGTCCCAAGTAATAAAGGTATTTTCATAAAGACCCATTTGATAGGTCCCAAGTGACAATAAAAGTGCAAAAGGTCTCATGTgataaaaatatccaaaaataacGTAAACATGTGATTTTCCGCAGAATTAAcatcatttttgaatttttgagcttttttcgcGTCTAGAAATGAAGTACAACCTCTTATTTTATGTTTCTATTCTAATTGGCATTTGATTTTCATCACgattttttcgaagcttattttCTCCGATAAAGACAAAAGTCTGATGGGACCTTTAGAAATGTTCGTCTcgaaatatgcccaattttgtaaacacaaaatttcaaaattttctaagcccctgccggatagtgagatactaggtgaaattgttcgaaaaaatagcagttttaaaattttgaatttcggcttgacattatagttttaaattgtaaatcacttaccattggaacaattttctcctacttatcaaacctacacctaaaccgaaaatgtttaaaatatttgtagaagaaaaattttaaaatgaaaaactgctattttttcgaacaatttcacctagtgtcacacttttcggcagggactcagaaaaaactgaaattttgtagttacaaaattgatcatatgtgtagttctgtggagaaaatttcaacccgattgcttgaaagggaacaaaactacagcatgtcaaagttgagcattttgtatgaaaattgacatgcgctgctattattcagaacagcactgtatgtgCTTTCCTTTTTGATTCCAACAGAACTGAAACTGaccaaatctcgcataacttctgatctcgccctaaaagtcattggtaaccatgtgtgtagctcgttgtttctgagcatttgaatggattttcatgttattcaaCAACGCTATGGGGGAGAATGGATCAATATCTACCTGCCAGTGAAGttggtttgaatgctatttctttcatttgctcagaaacaacgagctacgcacgtggttaccaatggcttttagggcgttatctcagagtatgcgagaaacgTTGCGAGCTGTTTTAATTTTCGaatcaaaaactttttgttAGGGTTAAATAAAACAGAAGTAAAATGGATTCGCTCCTGTGTACGCGAGTGTTCATCTGTTCATTTCCCATCGTTCTTTTCTTTCATTCTGGTTCTCCGCTTTTCATTCATATTTTCATCTGTAGCTGTCACTCGCTCCACTACAAACATAACGGTTGTGTTTGTACTTTCGATACCGTTTGGTCGTCTCGTCATTCGGTTCAAGAGCCGCCCGGTTCGTTGTTGGTGTTGGTGTTCGGTGATCTACGTGACTCAAGTTCAGTGTTATGGGGACACGGGAGAcagtgttattttccctatctttcgtctcactctaacaattatcatcaaaactttgtggaagcaaatctcgagttttaataaaccgatgaagctgaaaatttatcgggttgtgcactacatatatagaatcatagtgatacattttcgcatcgatatatgtagtggttcttgggatttgcttcttgaaatggatgaggtgattatgatgacgtcccgtgcggccttatcATCGCCTGGCGTTCAAACGAGAGTCTGAAATTTCGAGACGTCTGTCAGTGCCAGTCAGCCGATGCATTAGTAGTTGTCCATCCGTTGCGGTGAGTCGTCCGGCAAATTTTGTTaatcatttttagtttttcggtTTACGGGCGAGGAGAAACCGCTGCCAGCGGTTCGGTAGCCGGAGTGGTGCACTTTTTCTTTCGAAAGCGTTTTGTTGGACTTCTGTCCACTAGTGTTGTGAAATTTGGATAGTCCCAAGCGAATCAAGGGACCGCAAAATGGGGCAGCACGTGTCCAGGACGGATTTCGAGTGGAGTTACACGGAGGAACCGCACGCCAGCCGAAGGAAAATCATTCTGGAAAAATACCCGCAAATTAAGAAACTGTTCGGATATGATCCGCGCTTCAAGTGGGTGGCCGGTTCCATGGTTCTGGCCCAGTTTGCGATGCTGTTCGTGATGAAGGATCAGTCGTGGAagatgatcttcctggtggcgTACTTTTTCGGGGGAGTTATCAATCATTCGCTAGAGCTGGCCTGTCACGAAATCGCACACAATCTGGCCTTTGGACATGCGAGGCCCATGGCCAACCGGCTGTTTGGCTTCTTCTGCAATCTCCCCATTGGGTTGCCCATGTCGGTGAGCTTCAAGAAGTATCATTTGGAACATCATCGGTACCAAGGGGACGAAGTTATCGATACGGATTTGCCAACGCTGCTGGAAGCAAAGCTATTCTGCAACACACTCGGGAAGTTCATTTGGGTTTGCCTACAGCCCCTGTTCTACATATTCCGGCCGCTGATCGTCAATCCGAAGCCCCCGCAAAAGTTGGAGATTGTCAACGCAATCATCCAGCTGATTTTCAACACCATTGTCGTGTATTTCTTCGGGTGGAAGGTGATGGTGTACCTGATTGTGGGATCGCTGCTGGCAATGGGTCTTCATCCTGTGGCCGGCCATTTCATTTCCGAGCACTACATGTTCGCCAAGGGATTCGAAACGTATTCCTACTACGGCCCGCTGAATTGGATCACCTTCAACGTGGGCTACCACAACGAGCATCACGATTTTCCGGCCGTTCCGGGACGGTACCTGCCGGAGGTGAAACGAATCGCTCCGGAGTTCTACGACACCATACCGCAGCACACCTCGTGGACCAAGGTGCTATACGACTTCATCACGGATCCGGCCATCGGACCGTACGCGCGGATCAAGAGGAAGGCCAGGGGACTGGACTCGTAAGCGCTTCGCAGCTTTCGCGGGGTGAGTTATCTAGATGATAAGGGGCTAGGGTGACCATCTGGTTGACTGTGGAAGTCGGGAAGTACAATAtaattttgttggaatttttattgtcaacaaaaaagtaaaacagGACATATAGCAGATCTCATTTTAGATAGTTAGTCactatttcaaaggaaatctccagacatttttttttttcaatgaaaattctccAAACAAAAATAGACtctgaattcagagattctaaCGTGattattctccaggaattccttctcagattcctcgaggaaaagcgtgttatcaaactttccacgaaccaAGATGGCCACATCATCGTCATATCcaattacctcaaaaccttgTCTACTACAGgagaccacagtaagggcgataTTCTTCAGGACATCCCTTAgtagatcttatagatatttgcgcacctcctagatcagcagaaattgtCGGATCCTTGAGCATAGTCATGACCCATTCGAAAACACTTTTATCCAaaccccttgcttccatggctgaactcatagagctataataggatgcattatcgaatgctccttcaatatcgagaaaagcaacTACGGCTATTCCTttggcttcaagagatttctcgattttatttaccaacgactgcagcgccgtaatggtagatttacctgattgatacgctaattggtatttacaaagaggcatttctattgaacttgttgacttgatgaagtcatcaattattttttccattgtctttaaaagaacagaggacaggcttataggtctaaaggatttgggagttgttttatcatttcttccagcttttggaatgaaAACAACTCGAACCTTTTGCCTCGCTTTTGGAATAGGTATATAAAAGCGCAACACTTGCTTTTCATATTTCGGTTAAGAGTGGACAAAGCGTCCCTTTTCCTTGTTGCAGTAAGCctggaaaaatatcatcttgCTCGGCAGATTTGGaaggctgaaaagaactcaatgcccattcgaccctcgaaggcgtgaagatttcacaagctttctgataggcatTTATCGACATACATGTCTTGCCTCATCTGAGACCTGTTCTTCATTCGAATATGGGATCGATTCAGGAAAATTAGTTCTCATCATTACTTCCAGTGTTTCAGAAGAGTCAACAACAGTATAACTGCCGTCTTCTTTTTTAAGGCTACCtagaccatttgaatggtcttttGAAAGTACTTTATGCAGCCTTGCAGCTGCAGGAGCGTTGTTGATGCTTTCACATACCCGTCTCCAGTCCTTACGTTTGGCGTGCCTTAGTGCTCTGTTGTATTCTGTTAGGGCTTTTTTGTATTAAGCCCAATCTAGAGTGACTAACATGATAAGATGAGATGACTCAATGATCTCATTAGAGGCATTTTCCAGTTGTGAAACACTTGTGAACTGTTCACCGTTATACGAAATCTTATTcgttaaatgaaaacgatagagaTCCCAATTAGGAAAACCTTCATAGGTTAgttccagagtttttgaataatttcattaTGGCATTTTTCCACGAAATCCTACgagaattcttcaaggagttcctaTGCCGATTTTTCAGTTATTGTTTCAGCCATTTCATCCACGGATTGTTTCAGGATTTGCCTTAAAAATCTTTCAGGTATTATACAAGCAAAGCTATTAAGTACATATATACAGGGATGTTACAACAGTTGCGAATTTCGCGATATTCGCTGATTTGATGGACCAGGTGCGAAAGTTGTTTTGGTACTATAGTTGTGCAGTTCATCATTAGGAAATTTGTATTTAATAATGTAAACTCTTTGTATTTAAAAATGTCTCCTCATTGAGTGTTGTAAAGGGCTCTTTTCAGTTTTGCTGTTTAGTTATCAATCAATTTTTGCAggtaattatttgtttttctccaataatttaaaacatttcgAATATTAAGATGATTATTATACAAAGCAAAACTTTGAATGTTCAAGTTCACAAGTCTGGAGAATCTAACaaccgttcgcgttgaaaatcgatcaaattgcttgcttgctgggtGTGACCAACCGGATAAATTTTTAACGCGGGGCGCTGTTTGGTTTTCAAGGCCTGCGCTCTTAAAAATTCGAGGTGTGGCTTTGCTCTATAATCACCTTTAAAATATTGTgtaggaaaatataaaaagcaGTAACATTTCATCTGTTATTCGACACTTAACAAAAAGCATTAAAGAATCCAAGATCTGAAGGCACTTCCTTAAAATGGCTAGGATTCATTGTGTATCTAGATACCATATCGGAAAGAAGAATgtcaggttaacaattttttatGTTACCGTTCTCAATGTGGAAAAACCGAGAACTcataatttaaaagtcaataatggCAACGGTCGTAAGGAcgtacggtcatcggggaaggaaaaGAATGCtcgttagacaaccattgttgctagagaccgagtatcctccttctgtcgggtgtgagatcactgcgtccatattttttagaactattgtgatatacccttttGCTTTTACAAAGACCCTCAGTGGCGGGAACGccaccggaatactttgcgcggtgactgaacttttagccatctgccattaatgggcagaagtcctaagtGGCAGCATTGTGGATCCCCCAATCTGGTAAAGCCGACCACTTCCCTGggagatgcgttccaaatatcggcCGGCTCCAAAAAGGGCTTGCCAAACATTTTGGATCTTCGTTGTAAATGTGCACTGcaggagcagagaaggtgttgtgaggtttcgcacgtttcactacagaaacggcaatttgggttttggatggctccgatcttttgtaaatggtatctgctggggcagtgtccagttataagaccggtgtaggtgctgaggtcccttttgttgagaccaatgagtttttgtgtttgtttcgaATTAATTGTGACGAATCTTTTAGATTGgttcgcattggaaactgttttccaattgGATATAATTTGCCTGGACAACCAGCTGTTCAGTTCAATATTTAGTGAGCAGTTTGAAATGCCAAAGAATGGCTCAGGACCAATGAATGTATTGGCCGATCCATTCCTGGCTAGCTCATCGGCAATTTCATTgccctctagacccgtatgcccggggatccaatatagtttaacttgATTGCGGATGGCTAGGGTTTTTAGAGCAAGAGcacattcccacactaattttgagttaaaagtgTAAGCTTTCAGAGCATGAAGAGCTGCTTGGCTGTCGGAGAAAATACAGATTGTGGCATTTCTGTAATTCCTCTTTATGCTGAGCTGCACACATTCAATGATAGCATACACTTCAGCCTGAaaaactgtaggccactgtccgagaaggacagagattttggttctTGGTCCGTGCACTCCAGATCCAGAACGATTGTTCATTCTCGATCCATCAGTGTAGAATTTGATTGAGCCTGGAGGAATACTCGGTCCACCTTCTTGCCACTCTTGGCGAGAAAGAATGAACACCGTATATGATATGTCATAATTCACAAccatttccatccagtcactgcatttttctacaattggatttatagaaaattcgttTAGTATGCTTAGGTGACCTGTTAAATCACCTGGCAGAAAGTttattgatcgttttagcctcagagcgcttttctcagcatccagctttatgaattgatctagCCGGGGCAGATTAAGCATTGCATCTAGGGCGAATGAAGGGGTGCTCTGAACTGCACCAGTAATGGCGACGCACGGACGGCGCGttggattttgttcagcttggCTCTAGCCGTAACCTCGCTTGTTTttggccaccaaacaagggaagCGTAGGCTATTCTAGGCCAAACGATGGTTTTATATATCCACATGATcacaggtctttgagcagaCCCACAGAGAATTGAGTCCTTTATTTACCATGTTTTGAAGATGTGTGTTCCAATTGAGTTTAGCATCAAGCGTAATGCCAAGGTATTTgacttcatttgagtaaaccaattGTGTTTGATTAAGGAAAAGAAGTTGCAGCTGTACCTTTCTGCGCTTTGTGAAAGGAACAATCgtagtttttgaaggatttatccCCAGTTTCTCTTTCAGACACCAGGAGAGCGTGTAATCGAGAGCTGATTGCATTCTTGCAAGGACAACGCTTTCAAATTTGCCGCGTACAATGATGACAACATCATCAGCGTAGCCAACAACCTCGAATCCTCTTTTTTCCAGGCTATTAAGTAGATCATCCACCACTAGAGACCATAGCAAAGGTGAAAGTACCCCTCCTTGAGGACACCCCTTTGTGGCCATGACAGTGGCGCACGATCCGCTCAACTCGGATGAGATTCggcgatttgctagcatagcatgtatcCAGGTAGCAATGCATGGGTCAAATTTTCTTCTATGCATTGCTGACACTATAGACAAATAGGAAGCGTTATCGAATGCACCCTTAATGTCAAGAAATGCCACGATGGCGATTTCCTTTGCATGAAAtgttttctcgatcttgttgACTAGCATGTGTAGTGCTGAGATACTAGATTTTCCACTTTGGTAAGCGAATTGGTATTTGCAAAGAGGCATTgcttccataaattttgaatttatgaacTCTCCTAAGaccttttccattattttaagcatcacTGACGACAGACTTATCGGTCTGTATGCTTTGGGAttggttttgtccttttttccCGCCTTCGGGATAAATACAACTCGCACTTGACGCCAGTCATCTGGAATATGTCCTAAGACCAAACtggccttaaaaatctctatcaTGGGAGGAATAAGCGTTTGCTCCTCTTTctggataagcgctgggaaaattccatccatgccagcagatttaaATGGCTCAAAGGATCTCACTGCCCTTTCCACCCTTGCTCGCGTAAaggcttctttggcaaccttcaATGCGTCTTTTTTGGTACTTGAGTCCCATGACAGGAGCTCTTGTCGACCAGAGACGCCATGTCTGTTGCCATTAGCGTTCACGATCGCttcagggattgaatcaggGAAGTGAGTCCTcagcatttcactcagtgtttctGTGGGATCCACAGTGAGCGAACCATCAGTCTTTCGGAGAGTTCCCAGACCATTGGAGTGGTCTTTCgatagagttttatgaagtctggcagctacgggagtcttctcaatgctttcacacatgaggACCCATGATTTCCGCTTAGCTAGCCTTATTTCCTTGTTGTAgtctgtcagagcctttcggtataggCTCCAATCAGTAGAGCGTTTGGCACGGTTGAACTCCCTCCGTGCCGTTTTCCTAAGCTTTTCAAGATGGTTGTTCCACCACGTAACATCTCTGCTCGACTTGACAGTTTTAGTCGGACAGCTTTCTTGATATGCATTAAGAATTTTAGTTTGTATAGAGTCAGAAGCCATTTCTAACTCTAGAACTGTTTTGATATTAGGATTTATGATGTAGTCTTCGGATCGGAGAGTGGCTGaataggtttcccaatcagtcttcttaggatctttaaacgattttgcaatagttagacccccttcccattCAAAGACTATGTGTTTgtggtctgacatagatatttcatcagaaacatgccagtttgtTATTTTGTGGGAGATGGACTGACTACATAAAGTCAGATCCAGCACTTCCTGTCGTATGGCGTTTTTATATGTAGGCTTGTCACCTGTGTTACATATGTCTATGTTGTTTGAGGATAGAAACTGTAAAAGGTACTCACCTCGAGGATTTAtatttgtacttccccatacagTGTGATGCGCATTCGCGTCACATCCGATGACAAGGGGaatgtttttttgtttcacaGTAAGAGGTTAGCgcagcaatctctggaggaggaacATCTTCCGCGTCGCCTGGAAAATACGCCGAGACCATGACGATATCAGCCTTCCCTCTAGCGGTAGGAACCTCCACCCTGACTGCTACGATGTCGCGTttaatgaattctgtaattggaaagCATTTAGTTtcattgcgtattagaatagctgctcttggagagagctggctgtcatcatataccaactTGCATGAGTTTACATGAATACCCTGTATTCGAGATTGGTTGACCCATGGCTCCTGGATAAGAGCCACAGTGAACagttcttttgtgaatctccgGCAAAGCACATCCGTTGCGCTTCgagcatgatggagattcacttgaATGATCTTAGTCATTTTTAGGTGTGCCGCAGTTTCCAGGACGGAGGTCGTTCTTCTTTGGATGCTGCGGATCATCTTGTATTTGTTTTGGATGATGTTTCGGGTGTCCGTGTTTGTCAATCTTCTTCCCTAGGCCAGCCTTTTTGTCTCTGTAGTCGAATTCAATCTTTTACCAGATCCACTGCTCTTAGATGGCACCAATCTGCCACCGCTAGAAGAGAAGATCTATTAGTTGAATTTTCTTTCGACTGAGTGGTTTTGCGCTTTATTTTTCTCAGCTGTATTTCGCCAAAGCGATAGTTGAGGATAAAGTTGGATTTTGTTAGGTTCGCCATAGACGGCCCATCAACCGTAAATATCCACTCGACATGGATATCATTTGGTGTGCTTCTTTGGAGAATACGCCAACTAGAGGTTGTGATGTCGTTTTGGCTCTCGATGAGCGTTTTTATGCGCTTATCACAGTATTTCGCACTTTGGGGAAAGAACGCACGAATTGGTTCTGGACGCTGAATTTTCTCCTCGTCCATTGCTTCCAACTCGGCACCTTCCCAAGGGATGAGTGAAGGAGTTATTTCTTTTACCCAGTCTGCAGTCTCGAGATCCTTGCAGACAAGGACCATGTATCCAGACTTGTAAAGCAGGTTGCAGAATTTTGGTTTCATCGGCTCATTACGCTGTTTCTCCACTTTTAGCAGCAGGGCCTCCTGAAGAGCATCAAGCTGAGTCGTGGATAGATGGGATGTGGAAAAGTGTTTCGGAACAACTCCGACCTTCCTACGATTGGTCATGTCACTGTAGCTATGACCAGCCGTTTGGTTTTCTCCGCTATTTTGGTGACCGTCACTTGACTGCTGAGCCATTGAGCCATCGTGGTTGGATTGCTCAGCTCGATCTCTGGAATCCAGGCGTTTCTTGGTTCGTTTCTGCTTGGGGACGTCCTCACTGGTAGCCGAGTTGTCTAGGTCCGTTCTGCCACGTTTAGAGGAAGCTAGCTCATCTTTGCCCTTCCCGAGTTGAATGAGGGCTTCAGATCGACTCACGCCGCTCTGCATCAGTGCTTTAAACTTCTTCCGTTGTCCTCTCGTGAGGTTTATTTTTGTCGTCTGTTAGTCATTCGCGTTGTtcggatgacatgaaggatccgTTTTGGATTCAGATCCTGATGGTTGAGATTCTGGGATGTTAATGATAACATTTATACCATCGTTATTATCGTCGTCCATGTCCAGTTGGGTGTCCGGATACGGATGGTATGTTGAATTTTTGTTGCTTACTTCGGTTGCGTCGGTAAGCATATCCTCCTGCGAACTTGCGAGTAACTGCTCTTCGGTTAGCTCAGTATTGCTCTGCACGTCCTCCACTACCATTGGCTCCGACTGAGAGAGTCGACACCTTCAAgattgttgttgttttgatttGTACTCATATTTGTTCCCACGAGTCGCTGGGGAATAACGGTCCGCTGCATCATTGCCCCGCCGTAATGCAGTAAGAGCTACATACTGGGGAGTTCGCCCTGGTACACAGCAGGCTCCGTTCGCGATTGAGCATCTTTTaaaccccctcaaccattcATCCATCAGCACGGGTCGCATGACACCTTGGAATTGGGGTTACCTGACTGGTGGATTTCTACCACCGGATCAGGCGATCCgtagtacagtcgaagctcgttatagcgacatcgcaagggaccgtcggtaTACGGAGATGTCGTTATAAAATCGTCATTATAAAGAAGTTGCATGTCGTTATGGAGCATGGAGGAATAAAACGATCATAACATGTATTAAAATAGCTAAACAAGTGTCGTTATATTGAGTgactatctatataaataaaaatggaatgatgtttgtatgtcacgaaatggcttgagaacgggttaacggattttgaaaattcttccatagttatgttcctgaagtgttccgacgtgtttgtgtatataaaaagcaaaggatatttaacgggaaagttgaaaaaacagaagtgaacggaacttccattttgcacggggcgttccatggcgtttttcaacagcctacttgatggcaagacgaagtttgccgggaccactagttgaaTATAAAACTAATGTCGCAATAGAGAACGGTCGAAACAGAGAAATATCGCTATAAaagttgaaattagtatgggaatttgaagggaccatcagcaatgtcgttatagagagatttgtcgcaataaaagttgtcgttataacgagcttcgactgtattattcttagccagttgagtcAACCGCTACCGATAACTACACGGCTCTCTAGGCTGCTTGGAAAAGTTGCTGAAATTGATGTTCAACAACTTATTTGGCCAAGACAACCACTAAAAGACCGAGTATACTTCTGCATCTTCAcagttgttcttcttcttctttctggcgttacgtcccaactgggacaaagcctgcttctcagcttagtgttcttatgagcacttccacagttattaactgagagctttctatgccaattgaccatttttgcatgtgtatatcgtgtggcaggtacgaagatactctatgccctaggaagtcgagaaaatttccaacccgaaaagatcctcgaccggtgggattcgaacccacgaccctcagcttggtcttgctgaatagctgcgcgtttaccgctacggctatctgggccccttcacAGTTGTTATTGAAAGGATATTGGATTAGTGGAATAAGGTAAGGATGTTGAAGTCAGCTTATTCACGCCTAACCAGATTCTCGATATTACTTGATATACGCATTGTACGTCGAACAGTTGTTCAATGCTGCCCAGTGTCCCACAGATCttgaatttcatttgttttaatatatCAATAAGGTCTTGTTCATCTAGCCACCACCGCGAAATCCGTGGAAAATTGTCCGTGGAAGTTTTGTGTATTGTATTGAAATATTGATCACATTAGTTCGTTCTTTCACTATCGATGGGCATATTTTGCACGAAA
It contains:
- the LOC5577178 gene encoding sphingolipid delta(4)-desaturase DES1; the encoded protein is MGQHVSRTDFEWSYTEEPHASRRKIILEKYPQIKKLFGYDPRFKWVAGSMVLAQFAMLFVMKDQSWKMIFLVAYFFGGVINHSLELACHEIAHNLAFGHARPMANRLFGFFCNLPIGLPMSVSFKKYHLEHHRYQGDEVIDTDLPTLLEAKLFCNTLGKFIWVCLQPLFYIFRPLIVNPKPPQKLEIVNAIIQLIFNTIVVYFFGWKVMVYLIVGSLLAMGLHPVAGHFISEHYMFAKGFETYSYYGPLNWITFNVGYHNEHHDFPAVPGRYLPEVKRIAPEFYDTIPQHTSWTKVLYDFITDPAIGPYARIKRKARGLDS